A part of Methanomassiliicoccales archaeon genomic DNA contains:
- a CDS encoding AMP phosphorylase: MKLKARYIDVDTGEITALLQDDDCANLGLREKDRVKIFHEGNTVVAIVSTTDSYVKKGEIGLMGAAFKMIGPEEGEVIEVVPAPRPESVEYIKKKMEGLELTKEEIFTLVHDISSRSLSSIELAAYVTSMQINGMNIRETADLTMAMVETGETIKFDKGPVLDFHSVGGCPGNKITLLIVPIVAAAGYLIPKTSSRAISSAAGTADIVEVFANVDLDSRSLKRIAEKTNGVMAWGGSLNLAPADDVIIKAEYPLGIDPHAQLLASVMSKKKAVNADYLLIDIPMGEGTKVPTMENARQYAHDFIELGDKLGIRVEAAITYGGQPVGRAIGPALEAREAISILEGAKNPNSVIEKTVALSGMLLDMVNGRGGEERARTMLESGKALAKFREIVAAQGGDPDISSEDIEVGGFQVDVLARKSGYLNKIKNKDLVKIARAAGSPRDKGAGLVINKKVGMKVDEGEKLFTIYSENEVKLQDALSLAQKLEPMIIEGMVLAKMPSYAKMKF, encoded by the coding sequence ATGAAGCTCAAGGCAAGATACATAGACGTCGACACGGGGGAGATCACCGCGCTCCTGCAGGATGATGACTGTGCCAACCTCGGTCTCCGTGAGAAGGACCGCGTCAAGATATTCCATGAAGGGAACACTGTCGTGGCAATTGTGTCGACGACCGACTCCTATGTGAAGAAGGGCGAGATAGGGCTTATGGGAGCGGCCTTCAAGATGATAGGGCCGGAGGAAGGTGAGGTGATCGAGGTCGTACCGGCCCCGAGACCGGAGAGCGTGGAGTACATCAAGAAGAAGATGGAGGGGCTGGAGCTGACCAAGGAAGAGATCTTCACGCTCGTCCATGATATCTCCTCAAGGAGCTTATCGAGCATAGAGCTCGCCGCCTATGTCACTTCCATGCAGATAAATGGCATGAACATCAGGGAGACGGCGGACCTGACGATGGCGATGGTCGAGACCGGCGAGACGATAAAGTTCGATAAGGGCCCTGTCCTTGACTTCCATAGCGTAGGAGGGTGTCCAGGGAACAAGATCACCCTGCTCATCGTCCCGATAGTGGCCGCGGCCGGTTACCTTATACCTAAAACATCATCCAGGGCGATCAGCTCCGCCGCCGGGACCGCCGACATCGTCGAGGTGTTCGCGAATGTCGACCTTGACAGCAGGTCCTTGAAGAGGATCGCCGAGAAGACGAACGGGGTCATGGCATGGGGCGGGTCATTGAACCTGGCACCGGCCGATGATGTGATCATCAAGGCGGAATACCCTCTGGGCATCGACCCCCACGCGCAGCTGTTGGCATCAGTGATGTCGAAGAAGAAGGCCGTCAATGCTGATTATCTCCTCATAGACATCCCCATGGGGGAGGGGACAAAGGTCCCGACCATGGAGAATGCGCGCCAATATGCACATGACTTCATCGAGCTGGGCGACAAGCTCGGGATAAGGGTCGAGGCGGCCATAACCTACGGCGGTCAGCCTGTGGGAAGGGCCATAGGGCCCGCCCTTGAGGCAAGGGAGGCCATCTCCATCCTTGAAGGGGCAAAGAACCCCAACAGCGTCATAGAGAAGACGGTCGCCCTCAGCGGCATGCTCCTTGACATGGTCAACGGTCGCGGGGGGGAGGAGAGGGCCAGGACCATGTTGGAGTCGGGCAAGGCGTTGGCGAAGTTCAGAGAGATCGTTGCGGCTCAGGGAGGGGACCCTGACATCAGCTCGGAGGATATCGAGGTGGGCGGGTTCCAGGTCGACGTCCTCGCCAGGAAATCAGGATATCTGAACAAGATAAAGAACAAGGACCTAGTCAAGATCGCCAGGGCGGCAGGCTCACCACGTGATAAGGGGGCCGGGCTGGTGATCAATAAGAAGGTGGGCATGAAGGTCGATGAGGGGGAGAAGCTGTTCACGATCTACTCGGAGAATGAGGTGAAACTTCAGGACGCCCTCTCTCTGGCCCAGAAGCTGGAACCGATGATCATCGAGGGCATGGTCCTGGCAAAGATGCCGTCCTATGCTAAGATGAAGTTCTGA
- a CDS encoding class I SAM-dependent methyltransferase family protein, with product MICLKVPKGEGEAVRYALNRKGLVVKEKKMLDDGQFIYIPIKNPPSDDDRFAERYEVVDMHPPGRTVFREPFPAIKKALALPSDLERLLPHKWERLGDVVIIKLPKELWHDAPRIGAAYAKELRAKAVLNEVGVIAGPFRRPNVQLIYGKDTETVHKEGGVLYKLDPMKVMFSSGNLKEKSRMARLDCRGETVVDMFAGIGYFTMPLAKKAKAKKVIACEINPDSYHYLIENIRLNRLEDVVEPFLGDNRDLPGKAIADRVVMGYVGSTEEYLPKALEIVRPNGIVHYHDVAGIEESPKKLLDAIAKACDGRRYEVVSVQEVKSYAPCKVHLVVDFKVLE from the coding sequence ATGATATGTCTTAAAGTGCCGAAGGGGGAGGGCGAGGCAGTGAGATATGCCTTGAACCGAAAGGGGCTCGTCGTGAAGGAGAAGAAAATGCTCGATGACGGCCAATTCATCTACATCCCCATCAAAAACCCTCCTTCAGATGATGATCGGTTCGCAGAGAGATACGAGGTCGTGGACATGCATCCTCCTGGCCGGACGGTCTTCAGGGAGCCGTTCCCGGCGATAAAAAAGGCCCTTGCCCTGCCATCGGACCTGGAACGGTTGTTACCGCATAAATGGGAACGCCTCGGCGATGTTGTCATAATAAAGCTTCCAAAGGAGCTCTGGCATGATGCCCCGAGGATCGGTGCGGCCTATGCAAAGGAGCTCAGAGCGAAGGCCGTGCTCAATGAGGTGGGGGTGATAGCCGGCCCCTTCAGAAGACCCAACGTCCAGCTCATATATGGAAAAGATACCGAGACCGTGCATAAGGAAGGAGGGGTGCTCTATAAGCTCGACCCGATGAAGGTCATGTTCTCATCTGGGAACCTGAAGGAGAAGAGCAGGATGGCCAGGCTGGACTGCAGGGGAGAGACCGTCGTCGACATGTTCGCGGGCATAGGATATTTCACGATGCCCCTCGCGAAGAAGGCAAAAGCGAAGAAGGTGATAGCCTGCGAGATAAATCCTGACTCTTACCATTATCTGATAGAGAACATAAGGTTGAACCGATTGGAAGATGTCGTAGAGCCGTTCTTGGGGGACAACAGGGACCTACCTGGAAAGGCGATCGCCGACAGGGTAGTGATGGGGTATGTTGGCAGTACCGAAGAGTATCTGCCAAAGGCCCTGGAGATCGTCAGGCCCAATGGTATCGTCCATTACCATGATGTCGCGGGCATCGAGGAGTCGCCAAAGAAACTGTTGGATGCGATCGCGAAGGCTTGTGATGGGCGAAGATACGAGGTGGTCTCGGTACAGGAGGTGAAGTCGTATGCCCCCTGCAAGGTGCACCTCGTTGTGGACTTCAAGGTCCTGGAATGA
- a CDS encoding MFS transporter codes for MSDILVDLGFRGYDRRIWVLFFSMLIDGVGYTMIGPYILLFMKQELDTSLAVGGLVLTVAGVVGAIGNVFGGLMADKYGRRGVMVSSMMLRCLTFIILAVQVTLFPELISIAFMLSLSYFFGGVFGPANNAMVADITEPARRMEAYGLLRVAWNLGFAVGPVVGGFLILISFSLTFTISAIVSLGAALLVAFMITESYSPRPSCKEEVKVSLWKGIMQVKPIFILFCIFCIPLFVMSGQFGSTYTVYANERIGIDTGTIGLVFALNGIMVVLMQMPISRWLTEKDPYMGMVMGSVVYSAGFLLIAAASDSIGLAITMVIITIGEMIVVPVSNSLTVFLAPDDERGKYLGIFGLISSFGWFGSTFFGGLLYDMYQNGWMLWGILSALGMTTAVAMVPLWAKTHKVDRAND; via the coding sequence ATGAGTGATATCTTGGTGGACCTAGGGTTCCGGGGATATGACAGGAGGATATGGGTCCTCTTCTTCTCTATGCTTATAGATGGTGTAGGATACACGATGATAGGTCCCTACATCCTCCTTTTCATGAAACAGGAGCTGGACACATCTCTCGCCGTGGGCGGCCTTGTGCTGACCGTGGCAGGGGTGGTAGGGGCCATCGGCAACGTGTTCGGTGGCCTGATGGCCGACAAATATGGCCGCAGGGGCGTCATGGTCTCCTCGATGATGCTGCGTTGTCTTACGTTCATCATCTTGGCCGTTCAGGTGACCCTCTTTCCCGAGCTGATATCGATAGCGTTCATGCTATCCCTCAGTTACTTCTTTGGAGGGGTGTTCGGGCCGGCCAACAACGCGATGGTCGCCGACATCACCGAGCCGGCGAGGAGGATGGAGGCATATGGCCTCCTGAGGGTCGCATGGAACCTCGGGTTTGCCGTGGGGCCAGTGGTCGGAGGATTCCTCATATTGATCTCGTTCTCGCTGACGTTCACCATATCAGCCATTGTGTCCTTGGGCGCGGCGTTGCTGGTGGCCTTCATGATCACAGAATCCTATAGCCCAAGGCCATCATGCAAAGAGGAAGTGAAGGTAAGCTTATGGAAGGGCATAATGCAGGTAAAACCTATCTTCATCCTCTTCTGCATCTTCTGCATCCCTCTCTTTGTAATGTCAGGGCAGTTCGGCTCTACATATACCGTATATGCCAATGAAAGGATCGGCATCGACACTGGCACGATAGGCCTTGTCTTTGCACTCAACGGAATAATGGTCGTACTGATGCAGATGCCGATCAGCAGATGGCTCACAGAGAAGGACCCTTACATGGGGATGGTCATGGGCTCGGTGGTCTACTCGGCCGGCTTCCTGCTGATAGCGGCGGCATCCGACAGTATCGGACTGGCCATCACGATGGTCATCATCACCATCGGCGAGATGATCGTGGTCCCTGTGTCGAACAGCCTGACCGTGTTCCTTGCGCCAGATGATGAGAGGGGCAAGTATCTGGGCATCTTCGGCCTCATCTCTTCCTTCGGGTGGTTCGGGTCGACGTTCTTCGGCGGCCTTCTCTATGACATGTACCAGAATGGATGGATGCTTTGGGGCATACTCTCGGCATTGGGGATGACAACGGCGGTGGCGATGGTGCCTCTCTGGGCCAAGACACATAAGGTCGATAGGGCAAATGATTAA
- a CDS encoding ribose 1,5-bisphosphate isomerase → MRAREATEKIKSMEVRGAAEIARQAALALKEEALAYSGDDVEGLMRSLQEAKEMLLSSRPTAISLWNAVQFVLKGLNGQKDLGPAKATVVRNADIFVKRSHEALTNIGRMGANRLKKGSKVLTHCNSKAAVMAIVEAYRQGKVEMAYATESRPWRQGVLTVNDLSKAGVPVTMIVDSAVRHVMKDVDAVFVGADTICSNGVLINKIGTSQLALAAHEARVPFYVCAETFKFSPRTMYGELVEIEERDEGEVVRPGEVPPGTKIFNPVFDATPPEYIDSIITEIGVVPPYAAYEIIVREFGQESIFTE, encoded by the coding sequence ATGAGAGCAAGGGAGGCCACAGAGAAAATCAAGAGCATGGAGGTCCGGGGGGCCGCGGAGATAGCAAGACAGGCGGCCCTCGCGCTGAAGGAGGAGGCCCTGGCCTACTCAGGTGATGATGTGGAAGGCCTCATGAGGTCCTTGCAGGAGGCCAAGGAGATGCTGCTTTCCTCTAGGCCCACGGCCATCTCATTATGGAATGCCGTACAGTTCGTGCTGAAGGGTCTGAACGGACAGAAGGACCTGGGACCTGCCAAAGCAACGGTCGTCAGGAACGCTGACATCTTCGTCAAGAGGTCGCACGAGGCCCTGACGAACATCGGCCGTATGGGCGCGAACAGATTGAAGAAGGGGTCGAAGGTGCTCACGCATTGCAACAGCAAGGCCGCGGTGATGGCCATCGTGGAGGCATACAGGCAGGGCAAGGTCGAGATGGCATATGCCACGGAATCCAGACCTTGGCGCCAGGGGGTATTGACGGTGAATGACCTTTCTAAAGCGGGGGTCCCTGTGACCATGATCGTCGACTCGGCGGTCCGCCACGTAATGAAAGATGTGGACGCGGTATTCGTAGGCGCAGACACTATATGCTCGAACGGGGTGCTGATCAACAAGATCGGTACATCGCAGCTCGCCTTGGCCGCCCATGAGGCGCGCGTCCCCTTTTACGTATGCGCCGAGACGTTCAAGTTCTCTCCAAGAACGATGTATGGAGAGCTTGTGGAGATAGAGGAGCGCGACGAGGGGGAGGTCGTAAGGCCCGGCGAGGTCCCACCAGGCACCAAGATATTCAATCCTGTCTTCGATGCCACCCCGCCAGAGTACATCGACTCGATCATCACTGAGATCGGGGTTGTGCCGCCCTATGCCGCCTACGAGATAATCGTCAGGGAGTTCGGGCAGGAATCCATATTCACGGAGTGA
- a CDS encoding ribulose 1,5-bisphosphate carboxylase large subunit has product MPTPQKYSERYLRLGEKVDVDSHVICTYKVKTSTMTMKEAAAAIATEQSTGTWTEITTLEEENFQKRGGKVIDIKEDIATIAFPEEDFCLDIGGVPQILSIVAGNLFGLESIEGVRLEDVRFPRSMLKEFNGPKFGVEGLRKILKRPERPLVGTIVKPKIGLSPKQTADYVYEAGMGGLTNGKDDETLVNQRFCPLEERVVAIADALDRVRSETGHIMVHAINVSTNGHQILEVAERAQELGASQIMVDVITCGFGAVQVLAEDPSIKVPIHVHRTMHGAITRNKDHGISMRVFAELVRMCGGDALHIGTFGVGKMKGDPSEDLMNRDVCLTKELPYRPVMPVASGGLQPGMIPKLIGIAGNDVQCQAGGGVSGHPRGVRGGARAMVQAVEAGFLRIPVEEYAKDHVELREAIEKWGSA; this is encoded by the coding sequence ATGCCAACGCCACAGAAGTATTCAGAGAGATATCTGAGATTGGGAGAGAAGGTCGACGTCGACAGCCATGTCATCTGCACATACAAGGTGAAGACCTCCACGATGACAATGAAAGAGGCCGCGGCGGCCATCGCTACCGAACAGTCGACCGGTACCTGGACCGAGATCACCACCCTCGAGGAGGAGAACTTCCAGAAAAGGGGGGGAAAGGTCATCGATATCAAGGAAGACATCGCCACCATCGCATTTCCTGAGGAGGACTTCTGCCTTGACATAGGAGGGGTGCCGCAGATCCTCAGCATCGTCGCCGGGAACCTCTTCGGCCTTGAGTCCATTGAAGGCGTCCGGCTTGAGGATGTCAGATTCCCCAGGTCGATGCTGAAGGAGTTCAATGGCCCGAAGTTCGGGGTCGAGGGATTGAGAAAGATATTGAAGAGGCCAGAAAGACCGCTCGTCGGGACCATAGTGAAGCCAAAGATAGGTCTGAGCCCCAAGCAGACGGCTGACTACGTCTATGAGGCTGGGATGGGAGGGCTAACGAATGGCAAGGACGACGAGACCCTAGTGAACCAGAGGTTCTGTCCTCTGGAGGAAAGGGTCGTCGCTATCGCTGATGCCCTCGACCGTGTCAGGAGCGAGACCGGTCACATAATGGTACATGCCATCAATGTCTCTACCAACGGGCATCAGATACTCGAGGTCGCTGAAAGGGCACAAGAGCTGGGTGCATCCCAGATAATGGTTGACGTCATCACCTGCGGCTTCGGGGCGGTCCAGGTACTGGCAGAGGACCCTTCGATCAAAGTCCCGATACACGTGCACAGGACGATGCATGGTGCCATAACAAGGAACAAGGACCATGGGATATCGATGAGGGTCTTCGCTGAGCTTGTGCGGATGTGCGGAGGGGATGCGCTCCACATAGGCACCTTCGGTGTGGGAAAGATGAAGGGGGACCCTTCCGAGGACCTTATGAACAGGGATGTATGCCTGACCAAAGAGCTCCCTTATAGACCGGTCATGCCGGTCGCCTCCGGTGGGCTACAGCCCGGAATGATCCCAAAGCTCATAGGGATCGCAGGAAACGACGTCCAATGCCAGGCGGGCGGAGGCGTGTCCGGTCACCCCAGAGGCGTCCGCGGAGGGGCACGGGCCATGGTGCAGGCCGTGGAGGCGGGGTTCCTTAGGATCCCTGTCGAGGAGTATGCCAAGGACCATGTCGAGCTGCGAGAGGCGATAGAGAAGTGGGGATCGGCATGA
- a CDS encoding ribonuclease Z, which yields MKITFLGTNGWYDTATGNTVCTLLSTKERYIVLDAGNGIWKLDRYMTSVRPVDLFLSHFHLDHTIGLHTLVKFSFIPEMRIFGQIGTSQALNTLVNLPFTVPLDQLPYRVEVRDLEEGEHEIGYKVTCLPLVHASPCYGYRYEIDGKVIAYTTDTGPCDNIERLARDADVLIAECAFRKGETSAKWPHLNPETAIDIAIRSGCRKLILTHFDAHRWPDLRERQSIKDLVKDFNGLIVAFDDEQVEI from the coding sequence ATGAAGATAACCTTTCTAGGCACCAACGGATGGTATGATACTGCTACAGGCAATACCGTCTGCACCCTTCTCAGCACAAAAGAACGTTATATAGTGCTCGATGCTGGCAATGGCATTTGGAAGCTTGATAGATACATGACCTCGGTAAGACCTGTCGACCTCTTCCTAAGCCATTTCCACCTCGACCACACCATCGGGCTCCACACCCTCGTCAAGTTCAGTTTCATCCCTGAGATGAGGATATTCGGGCAGATCGGCACCTCTCAAGCATTGAACACCCTGGTCAACCTACCTTTCACGGTGCCTTTGGACCAGTTGCCGTACAGGGTCGAGGTCAGGGACCTTGAGGAGGGAGAGCACGAGATCGGGTACAAGGTGACCTGCCTGCCGCTGGTCCATGCGTCACCCTGTTATGGATATCGCTACGAGATCGATGGCAAGGTCATCGCGTACACCACGGACACTGGGCCCTGCGATAACATCGAGAGGCTGGCAAGGGACGCTGACGTGCTGATAGCAGAGTGTGCCTTCAGAAAAGGCGAGACAAGCGCGAAATGGCCCCATCTGAACCCCGAGACGGCGATAGACATAGCGATACGGTCGGGCTGCAGGAAGCTGATACTGACGCATTTTGACGCTCATCGTTGGCCAGATCTCCGGGAGAGGCAGAGCATAAAGGATCTCGTGAAGGATTTCAACGGCCTCATCGTCGCCTTCGATGATGAGCAGGTGGAGATCTGA
- a CDS encoding Glu/Leu/Phe/Val dehydrogenase: MIGLSDCMIEVLKRPRRELTVNFPVKMDDGRWRNFTGFRVQHNSARGPCKGGIRYHPNVSLDEVRALAMWMTWKCAVVGIPYGGSKGGVICNPKEMSRGELERLTRRFTSEIQIIIGPKADIPAPDVYTDAQTMAWVMDTYSTNVGYSVLGVVTGKPVEVGGSKGREDATSRGIMYVAQRAAKAKGLDLKGSEVVVQGFGNVGWNTARLLSKEAGCKIIAVSDSNGGILDRDGLDPVKVMEHKRHNGTVEGYGRSDKITNEELLELDCDLLVPAALENQITRANADRIKARMIVEGANGPTTPDADAILFEREIMLVPDILANAGGVTASYFEWVQDLQYLFWTVEEVNGRLKQIMDASFDKILELSRQKKVDMRTAANIIAIKDVARAIELRGLFP, encoded by the coding sequence ATGATAGGTCTCAGCGATTGCATGATAGAGGTGCTGAAAAGGCCACGCAGAGAGCTGACGGTGAATTTCCCTGTGAAGATGGACGATGGGCGATGGAGGAACTTCACGGGCTTCAGGGTACAGCACAATTCGGCCAGGGGCCCGTGCAAGGGTGGCATAAGGTATCATCCGAACGTCTCCCTCGATGAGGTCCGGGCTCTGGCCATGTGGATGACCTGGAAGTGCGCTGTGGTGGGCATCCCATATGGCGGTTCCAAAGGAGGGGTCATCTGCAATCCCAAGGAGATGAGCCGAGGCGAGCTCGAGAGGCTCACGAGGCGCTTCACATCTGAGATCCAGATAATCATAGGGCCGAAGGCCGACATCCCAGCTCCTGACGTTTACACCGATGCGCAGACGATGGCCTGGGTCATGGACACCTACAGCACCAACGTCGGTTATTCCGTGCTGGGGGTCGTGACAGGCAAACCCGTGGAGGTCGGAGGGTCCAAGGGAAGGGAGGATGCCACCTCCCGTGGTATAATGTATGTTGCGCAGAGGGCAGCAAAGGCAAAAGGACTGGACCTCAAAGGCTCGGAGGTCGTGGTACAAGGTTTCGGGAATGTAGGATGGAATACGGCCAGGCTTCTGTCGAAAGAAGCAGGTTGCAAGATAATCGCCGTCTCCGATTCCAACGGGGGCATCCTTGACAGGGATGGCCTGGACCCAGTGAAGGTCATGGAGCACAAGCGGCACAACGGTACGGTCGAGGGATATGGAAGGTCTGATAAGATCACCAATGAAGAGCTACTCGAACTGGACTGCGACCTGTTGGTCCCGGCGGCGCTCGAGAACCAGATCACACGCGCGAACGCGGACAGGATTAAGGCAAGAATGATCGTGGAAGGGGCGAACGGACCGACCACGCCCGATGCCGATGCAATACTTTTTGAAAGAGAGATCATGTTGGTCCCTGATATTCTGGCCAACGCAGGAGGGGTCACAGCAAGTTATTTTGAGTGGGTGCAGGACCTGCAATACCTCTTTTGGACGGTAGAAGAGGTCAATGGCCGATTGAAGCAGATCATGGACGCATCGTTCGACAAGATCCTGGAGCTCTCAAGGCAGAAGAAGGTGGACATGAGGACCGCCGCGAACATCATCGCGATAAAGGACGTCGCGAGGGCCATTGAGCTCAGAGGGCTTTTCCCTTAG
- a CDS encoding DUF835 domain-containing protein gives MSEEEQFAKGFILGYEAGLKEAYDSMISLATKKCYTSTELLLVVKNQRVCVPDKVLIQKRRILRETGVDLITERAMENVEIERGVAPGSCLFIKEQTPSMVFRIFREVVESGAKGLCVSRDHPDKLRSRVPPGCDFIWLSKFDCQDDPLKEITIQPNNLVGLYTTIKKFFLSNKDRASVVMMDGINFLVTNNDFNGVLKTIQKLRDEVYMYKSVFIISADPGSMLPTEVRQIEYELQNVFDVKRGEPRR, from the coding sequence ATGTCAGAAGAGGAGCAGTTCGCAAAGGGCTTCATCCTTGGCTACGAGGCGGGGCTGAAAGAGGCCTATGATTCGATGATCAGCCTCGCTACCAAAAAATGCTATACCAGCACTGAGCTGCTGTTGGTGGTCAAGAACCAGAGGGTCTGCGTCCCAGATAAGGTGTTGATACAGAAGCGCAGGATACTGAGAGAAACAGGCGTGGACCTCATCACCGAAAGGGCCATGGAGAACGTCGAGATCGAAAGGGGGGTGGCACCAGGCTCATGCCTGTTCATAAAAGAGCAGACGCCGTCGATGGTCTTCAGGATATTCCGCGAGGTCGTCGAATCGGGGGCGAAGGGGCTCTGCGTCAGCAGGGACCATCCTGACAAGCTGAGGTCCAGGGTGCCTCCTGGATGCGACTTCATCTGGTTATCAAAGTTTGATTGCCAGGACGACCCTCTTAAGGAAATAACCATACAGCCGAACAACCTTGTCGGGCTCTACACCACCATAAAAAAATTCTTCCTGTCGAACAAGGACAGGGCCTCGGTGGTGATGATGGACGGGATCAATTTTCTCGTCACCAACAACGATTTCAATGGCGTCCTGAAGACAATACAGAAGCTCAGGGACGAGGTGTATATGTATAAGTCAGTCTTCATCATATCCGCAGACCCTGGAAGCATGCTGCCTACTGAGGTCAGACAGATCGAGTACGAGCTTCAGAACGTCTTTGACGTGAAACGTGGCGAACCGAGGAGATGA
- the polX gene encoding DNA polymerase/3'-5' exonuclease PolX: MMNQKVAGILYEIADLLELKEERFKPQAYRRAAYHIETLQEDVKDVMARNALKDIPGVGEAIEGKIKEIVETGRLRYLDELRAEFPAGLMQVLEVPDIGPKTVMRLYKELKITNINDLRQAAEEHRIRKMRGFGERTEENILKGIRYLEKSRGRMLLGYAHPIAVGMVAYLKEKGGLSMVDYAGSLRRMKETVGDIDILAGSDEPSKVTETFINYPEVEDVVARGDTRSSVRLRTGAQVDLRVVSPESYGAALLYFTGSKEHNIALRTMAMGQGYRLNEYGLFKKEDGTVIASRDEKEIYGALGLDWIPPEIRECIGELAMAKEHKLPRLVEMSDIKGDLHVHTDSSDGADSIERMVLAAKARGYEYIGITDHSQSLKIANGLDISRLRENIKVAERLTDELAPFKVFIGAEVEIDDRGKLDYPSDVLDQLDYVVGAVHTRFRMTEAEMTGRMITAMGHNKMKILAHPTGRLIGQREAYAIDMERIMDEARAKGVWLEVNSFPDRLDLGATACRAAVENGNTLVINSDSHKVAHLDNILYGVATARRGLVTKDRVANTRPMPDIF; the protein is encoded by the coding sequence ATGATGAACCAGAAGGTCGCCGGCATATTATACGAGATCGCCGACCTCCTCGAGCTCAAGGAGGAGAGGTTCAAGCCCCAGGCCTATCGTAGGGCAGCTTATCATATCGAGACCCTTCAGGAAGATGTCAAGGATGTAATGGCCAGGAACGCCCTGAAGGATATTCCAGGAGTGGGCGAGGCCATCGAAGGAAAGATCAAGGAGATAGTGGAGACCGGCCGATTGAGATACCTGGACGAGCTCAGGGCGGAGTTCCCTGCCGGATTGATGCAGGTCCTGGAGGTCCCGGATATCGGGCCCAAGACGGTCATGAGATTGTACAAAGAGCTGAAGATAACCAATATCAACGACCTTCGCCAGGCCGCAGAGGAACATCGCATAAGGAAAATGAGAGGGTTCGGAGAGAGGACCGAGGAGAACATCCTCAAAGGCATCAGGTACCTTGAGAAGAGCCGGGGAAGGATGCTTCTGGGCTATGCACACCCTATCGCGGTAGGGATGGTCGCCTATCTCAAGGAAAAAGGAGGATTGAGCATGGTGGACTATGCTGGCAGCCTTCGAAGGATGAAAGAGACCGTCGGCGACATCGATATCCTTGCTGGCAGCGATGAACCCTCCAAGGTCACGGAGACCTTCATCAATTATCCCGAGGTGGAGGATGTCGTGGCAAGAGGGGATACCCGTTCATCGGTCAGGCTAAGGACCGGAGCGCAGGTGGACCTTAGGGTCGTAAGCCCCGAGAGCTATGGCGCGGCCCTGCTATATTTCACTGGCTCAAAGGAGCATAATATCGCACTGAGGACGATGGCGATGGGGCAGGGCTATCGGCTCAATGAATACGGGCTTTTCAAGAAGGAAGATGGAACGGTCATCGCATCCCGGGACGAGAAGGAGATATATGGTGCACTGGGATTGGATTGGATACCTCCAGAGATTAGGGAATGCATAGGCGAGCTCGCGATGGCAAAGGAGCATAAACTTCCTCGTCTCGTCGAAATGTCCGACATAAAAGGGGACCTCCATGTCCACACCGATTCATCTGATGGTGCCGATAGTATCGAAAGGATGGTACTGGCTGCAAAGGCGCGGGGATACGAGTACATCGGAATAACCGATCACTCACAAAGTCTTAAGATAGCGAACGGCCTGGACATTTCACGGCTCAGGGAGAACATCAAGGTGGCGGAACGTCTTACGGATGAGCTTGCCCCGTTCAAGGTGTTCATCGGCGCCGAGGTGGAGATCGATGACCGAGGCAAGCTGGATTACCCCAGCGATGTGCTGGACCAATTGGATTATGTGGTGGGGGCCGTGCACACCAGGTTCAGGATGACCGAGGCCGAGATGACAGGCAGGATGATCACTGCCATGGGCCACAATAAAATGAAGATACTGGCCCACCCGACCGGAAGGTTGATCGGCCAAAGGGAGGCCTATGCCATTGATATGGAAAGGATCATGGACGAGGCCAGGGCAAAAGGGGTCTGGCTTGAGGTCAATTCCTTCCCGGACCGTCTGGACCTTGGTGCAACGGCCTGCCGGGCCGCCGTGGAGAACGGGAACACCCTTGTGATCAACAGCGATTCCCACAAGGTCGCACATCTTGATAACATCCTCTATGGTGTCGCTACGGCCAGGCGGGGCCTCGTCACCAAGGACAGGGTCGCCAATACCAGACCGATGCCCGATATTTTCTAA